One Thalassoroseus pseudoceratinae DNA window includes the following coding sequences:
- a CDS encoding STAS domain-containing protein yields the protein MQFQILSNDDQVVKLRASGKLSRDPRIAQNGVDDRDPLAFVCGDGVFKKKVLLDLAEIDHIDSTGVEWLLKCHSECEKNHGTLILHDLSPVASDLMQIMRMDLVLKLVGNSRQAEELAVRSAPSNGHSEPQNESSHGNGD from the coding sequence ATGCAATTTCAAATTCTTTCCAACGATGATCAAGTCGTGAAACTTCGGGCGAGTGGAAAACTCTCGCGCGATCCGCGAATTGCCCAGAACGGAGTCGACGATCGAGATCCCCTCGCATTTGTTTGTGGCGACGGCGTCTTCAAGAAGAAGGTTTTGCTCGACTTGGCGGAGATCGATCACATCGATTCCACCGGCGTTGAATGGTTGCTGAAATGCCATTCCGAATGCGAAAAGAACCACGGCACGCTGATACTCCACGACCTGAGCCCCGTCGCGTCGGACCTCATGCAGATCATGCGGATGGATTTGGTTTTGAAACTCGTCGGCAACTCGCGGCAAGCGGAAGAACTCGCCGTGCGGTCAGCCCCGTCCAACGGACATTCCGAACCCCAAAACGAGTCTTCTCATGGCAACGGCGACTGA
- a CDS encoding response regulator has translation MKERFQLLIVDDSPVDRELYRCLMQKDELCTVRTVGDGVDALDQIAIDPPDVILTDLRMPRMNGLELVKQVQERTPEIPVILVTAHGSEEIAAEALRVGAVHYIPKASFAGQAHGTISSVLGIAQERRQRKRLSRCWRQSEYFFELGNDGDLISPLVARLQESLTEFGGTERASVIRIGVALHEALRNAVHHGNLGLCSKLREGDGNEYYLLAAERSTQLPYRDRRVRVHVKESPEEVVYRICDDGDGFDVSNLVYDPTDPANLLRPSGRGLYLIRTFMDEVHFNERGNEITLVHRRGGQTSAGPDQAI, from the coding sequence ATGAAAGAACGATTTCAGCTACTGATCGTCGACGATAGCCCCGTGGATCGAGAACTCTATCGGTGTTTGATGCAGAAAGACGAACTCTGTACGGTCCGCACGGTCGGTGATGGGGTCGATGCGTTGGACCAAATTGCGATCGATCCTCCGGATGTCATCCTCACCGATCTCAGAATGCCTCGCATGAATGGCTTGGAACTGGTCAAACAAGTCCAGGAGCGGACCCCGGAGATTCCCGTCATCCTCGTGACGGCTCATGGGAGCGAGGAAATCGCCGCGGAAGCTCTCCGAGTCGGGGCCGTCCACTACATTCCCAAAGCGAGCTTCGCGGGCCAAGCTCATGGGACCATCTCCAGCGTTCTGGGAATCGCCCAGGAACGAAGGCAGCGGAAACGGCTGAGTCGATGCTGGCGCCAATCGGAGTATTTCTTCGAGTTGGGAAACGATGGCGATTTGATTTCTCCGTTGGTCGCGCGATTGCAGGAGTCGCTCACGGAGTTTGGCGGGACCGAACGGGCCAGCGTCATCCGCATCGGAGTGGCCCTGCATGAGGCGTTGCGAAATGCGGTTCATCACGGCAATTTGGGATTGTGTTCCAAGCTCCGCGAGGGTGACGGAAACGAGTATTATCTCCTCGCCGCCGAGCGGAGCACGCAGTTGCCGTATCGCGATCGGCGAGTCCGCGTACATGTCAAGGAATCGCCCGAGGAAGTCGTGTATCGAATTTGCGACGACGGCGACGGCTTCGATGTTTCCAACTTGGTTTACGACCCCACCGACCCCGCAAATTTGCTTCGCCCGAGTGGTCGCGGGTTGTATCTGATTCGCACGTTCATGGACGAAGTGCATTTCAACGAACGCGGCAACGAGATCACCTTAGTGCATCGACGCGGTGGCCAGACATCTGCGGGCCCGGATCAGGCCATCTAA
- a CDS encoding STAS domain-containing protein, whose translation MTRTNVLADNQLYATVRKGNTLIVTFRGLPVGFGIVDSETEFQRVVKYYKDQPLQHVIVNLGEMSYVGTQLIGSLTRLAEVVKEKGGVFAVCEPSHDTREMFKALNIDDQWPVFERESTAVGRIVREPLWQKFLVFGQRRVLVPILGFAAVGLLAWSLFGPVAPATRLSRHAAKLEDYWEDYNDFAKTAPSRTEWNSYRESLTKELKSFADELGQPGPLVPERYRLKNVVELQFLPLLRRTRPITLSESVISDRAREEIQYVVQATRARSREIAESGTTGPPTE comes from the coding sequence ATGACTCGCACAAACGTTCTTGCGGACAATCAACTCTATGCGACCGTTCGCAAGGGCAATACGCTGATTGTCACGTTTCGAGGGCTGCCTGTGGGTTTCGGCATTGTGGATTCCGAGACCGAATTTCAACGCGTTGTGAAATACTACAAAGACCAGCCGCTGCAACACGTGATTGTCAATCTCGGCGAAATGTCGTATGTCGGAACTCAGTTGATCGGTTCGTTGACTCGCCTGGCCGAAGTGGTCAAAGAGAAAGGTGGAGTGTTCGCCGTTTGCGAGCCAAGCCATGACACGCGGGAAATGTTCAAGGCCCTCAATATCGACGATCAATGGCCCGTCTTCGAGCGCGAGTCCACCGCCGTCGGTCGGATTGTTCGCGAACCGTTGTGGCAAAAATTCCTCGTGTTCGGGCAGCGTCGCGTGTTGGTCCCGATTTTGGGGTTTGCCGCGGTCGGTCTGCTCGCTTGGTCGTTGTTCGGGCCGGTGGCACCGGCAACCCGATTATCGAGACATGCGGCTAAGCTGGAGGACTACTGGGAAGACTACAACGATTTTGCGAAAACCGCTCCGTCCAGAACCGAATGGAACTCGTACCGCGAAAGCTTGACCAAAGAACTCAAGTCGTTCGCGGACGAACTGGGACAACCCGGACCGCTGGTTCCCGAGCGATACCGATTGAAAAATGTGGTCGAATTGCAGTTTCTGCCCCTTTTGCGGCGAACCCGACCGATCACGCTGAGTGAGTCGGTGATCTCCGATCGAGCTCGTGAGGAGATCCAATACGTGGTGCAAGCCACACGCGCTCGCAGTCGCGAAATCGCCGAGTCGGGAACGACCGGCCCTCCGACTGAATGA